Proteins encoded by one window of Martelella endophytica:
- a CDS encoding ureidoglycolate lyase produces the protein MSIRLAVEPLTPEAFRPFGTVIAPDPSTVRMINGGSTTRFHALAEAEALGPDAKVIISLFRGKPRRFPYQVDMMERHPLGSQSFSPLGHHPFLVVVAEDHGGTPATPRVFRAEGGQGVNYRPNVWHHPLMALGEETDFLVVDRDGPGNNLEEYSYPALFVIEEATP, from the coding sequence ATGAGCATCAGGCTCGCCGTCGAACCGCTGACGCCGGAGGCCTTCCGGCCTTTCGGCACGGTGATCGCGCCCGATCCTTCGACCGTGCGCATGATCAATGGCGGGTCGACGACGCGGTTTCACGCGCTCGCCGAGGCCGAGGCTCTGGGGCCGGACGCGAAGGTGATCATCAGCCTGTTTCGCGGCAAGCCGCGCCGTTTTCCCTATCAGGTCGACATGATGGAGCGGCATCCGCTCGGCAGCCAGAGTTTTTCACCCCTCGGCCATCACCCGTTTCTGGTCGTGGTCGCCGAGGACCATGGCGGCACGCCGGCAACGCCACGGGTTTTCCGGGCCGAGGGCGGTCAGGGCGTCAACTATCGGCCGAACGTCTGGCACCATCCTTTGATGGCACTTGGTGAGGAAACCGATTTTCTGGTTGTCGACCGGGACGGACCGGGCAACAATCTGGAAGAATACAGCTATCCGGCCCTTTTTGTGATTGAGGAGGCGACACCATGA
- the alc gene encoding allantoicase, translated as MPEQETSVALPDFAVGAINLASARLGARALSATDQFFAPLSRMLKDDAAVFLPGEYDEHGKWMDGWESRRKRTPGHDWAIIRLAMPGRIRGFDVDTSHFTGNYPPQCSIEGCFMEKGEADENADWQPILPVSDLGPNSHHYFELDQDARQQVFTHLRLHIYPDGGIARLRVYGSAYFNWDKVGEGEEIDLAYIFGGTHALHWSDAHYGHPDRMLAPGRGVNMGDGWETARRRGPGHDWVIFKLGHPGIIRRIVVDTAHFKGNYPDTCMLRGANLPDQKDIFSVEELGASENWEPILDQTKLQADHIHEFGSGAVHNIGPVTHVRLAIYPDGGVSRLRLYGVKG; from the coding sequence ATGCCAGAACAAGAAACGAGCGTTGCCCTGCCCGATTTTGCGGTTGGTGCGATCAATCTCGCCTCCGCCCGTCTCGGTGCCCGCGCGCTGTCTGCCACCGATCAGTTCTTCGCGCCGCTTTCGCGCATGCTGAAGGATGATGCGGCCGTCTTCCTGCCCGGCGAATATGACGAACACGGCAAGTGGATGGATGGCTGGGAAAGCCGCCGCAAGCGCACGCCCGGCCACGACTGGGCGATCATTCGCCTTGCCATGCCCGGCCGCATTCGCGGCTTCGATGTCGATACCTCGCATTTCACCGGCAATTATCCGCCGCAGTGTTCGATCGAGGGCTGCTTCATGGAGAAGGGCGAGGCGGACGAGAACGCCGACTGGCAGCCGATCCTGCCCGTCTCCGACCTCGGCCCCAACAGCCACCACTATTTCGAACTCGACCAGGATGCGCGCCAGCAGGTGTTCACCCATTTGCGCCTGCACATCTATCCCGATGGCGGCATCGCCCGGTTGCGGGTCTATGGCTCTGCCTATTTCAACTGGGACAAGGTCGGCGAGGGCGAGGAGATCGATCTCGCCTATATCTTCGGCGGGACCCATGCGTTGCACTGGTCGGATGCCCATTACGGCCACCCGGACCGCATGCTCGCACCCGGTCGCGGCGTCAACATGGGCGATGGCTGGGAAACGGCGCGCCGGCGCGGGCCCGGTCATGACTGGGTGATCTTCAAGCTCGGCCATCCCGGCATCATCCGCCGCATCGTCGTCGATACCGCCCATTTCAAGGGCAATTATCCCGACACCTGCATGCTGCGTGGCGCCAACCTGCCGGACCAGAAGGACATCTTCAGCGTCGAGGAACTGGGGGCTTCGGAAAACTGGGAGCCGATCCTCGATCAGACCAAGCTCCAGGCCGATCATATCCATGAATTCGGCAGCGGAGCGGTTCACAATATCGGCCCGGTGACGCATGTGCGGCTGGCGATCTACCCGGATGGCGGGGTGAGCCGCCTCAGGCTTTATGGAGTGAAGGGATGA
- the uraD gene encoding 2-oxo-4-hydroxy-4-carboxy-5-ureidoimidazoline decarboxylase, whose protein sequence is MISRDEFVSRFGGVYEHSPFIAERAWDQGKIDEPLTASGVHQALSTVFRAASEEERLGVLRAHPDLAGKLAIAGGLTEDSKREQAGAGLDRLTPDEHAEFTRLNSAYIDRFGFPFIIAVAGLNKDDILAAFRRRVENAAAEELSTASAEVEKIAGFRLKALLSE, encoded by the coding sequence ATGATCAGCAGGGATGAATTCGTCAGCCGTTTCGGCGGGGTCTATGAGCATTCGCCTTTCATTGCGGAAAGGGCCTGGGACCAGGGCAAGATTGATGAACCTTTGACCGCCTCTGGCGTCCATCAGGCGCTCAGCACCGTCTTCCGGGCGGCAAGCGAAGAGGAGCGGCTCGGCGTTCTGCGCGCCCACCCCGATCTTGCCGGAAAGCTTGCGATTGCCGGCGGCCTCACCGAGGACAGCAAGCGCGAGCAGGCGGGGGCCGGTCTCGACCGGCTGACGCCGGACGAGCACGCAGAGTTTACGCGGCTCAATTCCGCCTATATAGACAGGTTCGGTTTTCCCTTCATTATTGCGGTCGCCGGGCTCAATAAGGACGATATTCTTGCCGCCTTCAGGCGCCGCGTTGAAAATGCGGCAGCCGAGGAGCTTTCGACAGCTTCTGCAGAGGTGGAGAAGATCGCGGGCTTCCGGCTCAAGGCCCTTCTTTCGGAGTAA
- the puuE gene encoding allantoinase PuuE, whose amino-acid sequence MYAEKSDYPRDLVGYGRNAPDPKWPGDARIAVQFVVNYEEGGESCILDGDPQSECLLSEIVGADAWPGQRNLNMESLYEYGSRAGFWRLWRLFTGMDIPVTVYGVTLAMARNPEAVAAMKEAGWEIASHGLRWLEYKDFDIETERAHIREAVRLHTEVTGERPYGLYQGKPSDNTLALVMEEGGFLYSSDSYCDDLPYWVRTPEGKPFLRIPYTLDNNDMRFATPQGFNAGDQFFNYLKDAFDTLYQEGLDGSPKMMSVGLHCRLVGKPGRVAALKRFLEYVQNHDRVWIPKRIEIARHWYEHHLPSETTE is encoded by the coding sequence ATGTACGCCGAGAAAAGTGATTATCCGCGCGATCTCGTGGGCTACGGGCGCAATGCCCCAGATCCGAAATGGCCGGGCGATGCCCGCATCGCGGTGCAGTTTGTTGTCAACTACGAGGAAGGTGGCGAATCCTGCATTCTCGACGGAGACCCGCAATCGGAATGCCTGCTGTCGGAAATTGTTGGTGCCGATGCCTGGCCCGGCCAGCGCAATCTCAACATGGAATCGCTTTACGAGTACGGTTCTCGCGCGGGCTTCTGGCGGCTGTGGCGGCTGTTCACCGGTATGGATATCCCGGTCACCGTTTATGGCGTGACGCTCGCCATGGCGCGCAATCCGGAAGCCGTCGCGGCGATGAAGGAAGCCGGCTGGGAAATCGCCAGCCACGGCCTCAGATGGCTGGAATACAAGGATTTCGACATCGAGACCGAGCGCGCCCATATCCGCGAGGCCGTGCGCCTGCACACCGAAGTGACCGGCGAGCGGCCCTATGGCCTTTACCAGGGCAAGCCTTCGGACAATACGCTGGCTCTGGTGATGGAAGAGGGTGGTTTTCTCTATTCATCCGACAGCTATTGCGATGACCTTCCCTATTGGGTGCGCACGCCGGAGGGCAAGCCCTTCCTGCGCATTCCCTATACGCTCGACAATAACGATATGCGCTTTGCCACGCCGCAGGGCTTCAATGCCGGCGACCAGTTCTTCAACTATCTGAAGGACGCCTTCGATACGCTTTACCAGGAAGGGCTCGATGGCAGCCCGAAGATGATGTCGGTCGGCCTCCACTGCCGTCTCGTCGGCAAGCCGGGTCGGGTTGCGGCGCTCAAGCGCTTCCTCGAATATGTGCAGAACCACGACAGGGTCTGGATCCCGAAGCGGATCGAGATCGCCCGTCACTGGTATGAGCATCATCTGCCGTCGGAGACCACGGAATGA
- a CDS encoding DUF1045 domain-containing protein has translation MSPDQKRYAISFTPAPGDALAIVGANWIGRNAFSGASIDPPMIGGLYLAEIAYHTAVPRRYGFQAPLKGPFHLADGMSEAMLLNEMMRFATLVHPFTLPRMKVVRRREALAFAPVLPVPAMDALAAAVVDEFDHFRARLGEDELERRDSGDLTPIQFANLHRWGEPDVMAAFSFHMPLSGPLSSSDTERFERALDEFFGPILAEPVEVDNIALFIEEEPGAPFLVHSLHPMGALPARRSA, from the coding sequence ATGTCCCCGGACCAGAAGCGCTACGCCATTTCCTTTACGCCCGCCCCCGGTGATGCGCTTGCCATCGTCGGCGCGAACTGGATCGGCCGCAATGCCTTCTCCGGTGCTTCCATTGATCCGCCGATGATTGGCGGCCTGTATCTCGCCGAAATCGCCTATCACACCGCGGTGCCACGCCGTTACGGGTTTCAGGCGCCGCTGAAGGGGCCGTTCCATCTGGCCGATGGTATGAGCGAGGCGATGCTGCTCAACGAGATGATGCGCTTTGCCACCCTGGTGCACCCCTTCACCCTGCCGCGCATGAAGGTGGTGCGACGGAGAGAGGCGCTGGCCTTCGCGCCCGTGCTGCCCGTCCCCGCCATGGATGCGCTTGCGGCTGCCGTCGTCGATGAGTTCGACCATTTTCGCGCGCGCCTCGGCGAAGATGAACTCGAGCGGCGCGATAGCGGCGACCTCACCCCGATCCAGTTCGCCAACCTGCATCGCTGGGGCGAGCCCGACGTGATGGCGGCCTTTTCGTTCCATATGCCGCTCAGCGGGCCGCTTTCCTCCTCGGACACGGAGCGGTTCGAACGGGCGCTCGATGAGTTCTTCGGGCCGATCCTTGCCGAACCGGTCGAGGTCGACAACATCGCTCTCTTCATCGAAGAGGAGCCCGGCGCCCCCTTCCTCGTCCACTCCCTGCATCCGATGGGTGCCCTTCCGGCACGGCGCTCTGCCTAG
- a CDS encoding NAD(P)/FAD-dependent oxidoreductase, with amino-acid sequence MNDAPAPSRQMLNVDLAIVGGGIMGLWAAYLAEKAGVDTLLIDNGGPTTSQGLLGALMAYMPDQWDGKKAFQFKALTGLEGELRLLEEETGLSTGYRRSGRVMPLYTDQQVATARLRADAADVNWRAAGARWAVVETPPVPDWPVSDGAALAYVHETFAAHVFPRAVMAALQTFLANARHVRRIDATVAGIEAAENTLRLADGSSIGFAKAIVSAGVGAFPLLQPLWAPTGLPLGRPVKGQAALLAAECDPGLPIFFDNGLYVIAHPGGRVAIGSTSEDTFEKPHETDGKLDALIAAARRAVPALADATVVERWAGLRPRGVHREPMVGAIEAFPDIIALGGGFKTSFGIARRLAGHAIGLASGVTPAGEGLPDIYDLRFYLQRANKSPK; translated from the coding sequence ATGAATGACGCGCCCGCCCCCTCTCGTCAAATGCTCAATGTCGACCTTGCCATCGTTGGCGGCGGCATCATGGGGCTGTGGGCGGCCTATCTGGCCGAAAAGGCCGGGGTCGACACGCTTCTGATCGACAATGGCGGCCCGACGACCAGTCAGGGTCTACTCGGCGCGCTGATGGCCTATATGCCCGACCAGTGGGACGGCAAGAAAGCGTTCCAGTTCAAGGCGTTGACCGGGCTTGAGGGCGAACTTCGGCTGCTGGAGGAGGAGACCGGCCTTTCGACCGGATATCGCCGTTCCGGCCGGGTGATGCCGCTTTACACCGACCAGCAGGTGGCGACCGCACGCCTGCGGGCGGATGCCGCCGACGTCAACTGGCGCGCGGCGGGTGCCCGCTGGGCGGTGGTCGAGACGCCGCCGGTTCCGGATTGGCCCGTCAGCGACGGCGCAGCGCTCGCCTATGTCCACGAGACCTTCGCCGCCCATGTGTTCCCGCGCGCCGTCATGGCGGCGCTTCAGACGTTTCTCGCCAATGCCCGTCACGTGCGCCGGATCGATGCTACCGTCGCCGGCATCGAAGCGGCGGAAAACACGCTCCGGCTCGCCGATGGATCGTCGATCGGCTTTGCCAAGGCCATCGTCTCGGCCGGTGTCGGCGCCTTTCCACTGCTGCAGCCGCTCTGGGCGCCAACCGGGCTGCCGCTCGGCCGGCCGGTCAAGGGGCAGGCGGCGCTGCTGGCGGCAGAATGCGACCCCGGCCTGCCGATCTTTTTCGACAACGGTCTCTATGTCATCGCCCATCCGGGCGGCCGCGTTGCCATCGGTTCGACCAGCGAGGACACGTTCGAGAAACCGCACGAGACCGACGGTAAGCTCGATGCGCTGATCGCGGCGGCGCGCCGCGCCGTGCCGGCGCTCGCCGATGCGACGGTGGTCGAGCGCTGGGCGGGCCTGCGTCCCCGCGGTGTCCACCGCGAGCCGATGGTCGGCGCGATCGAGGCCTTTCCCGACATCATCGCGCTTGGCGGCGGGTTCAAGACGAGCTTCGGCATCGCCCGACGGCTTGCCGGCCATGCCATCGGCCTTGCCAGCGGTGTCACCCCTGCAGGCGAGGGGCTTCCGGATATATATGACCTGCGGTTTTATTTGCAGCGCGCCAATAAAAGTCCGAAATAA